In Haliotis asinina isolate JCU_RB_2024 unplaced genomic scaffold, JCU_Hal_asi_v2 scaffold_17, whole genome shotgun sequence, a single genomic region encodes these proteins:
- the LOC137269865 gene encoding uncharacterized protein produces MEDNRQAASISFFKPVIRQLRCNGFYLGSEESRLFKSFMLFWTVVLKSLTLFNAIRYSFIFVGKDKLDGRLTSSLALFFFYSYGAYTSLTLAFVLPKHFGRFQDLLESYIREYGTLPYPKKIKRKVRLFTLLFSVLYVSFMASATAGINNAFPSLNRHMAPFTEYQGSLPKVLYVLVLSVVSLQLSSTHVLFNTVSFILIMEFRKVSKSLEKDMGNFERIFDPFCQRHKRLSLISDQGNVINTHFAFATYVFGIPMICFLCYGIIRGSLPNDELLFCSANLLTITALMIVVTVLGCVLSETVRL; encoded by the coding sequence ATGGAAGATAACAGACAAGCTGCATCTATATCGTTTTTCAAACCGGTCATCAGGCAGCTACGGTGTAATGGTTTCTACCTGGGAAGCGAAGAGTCAAGGTTATTCAAGAGTTTTATGCTGTTCTGGACGGTAGTGCTGAAGTCTTTAACATTGTTCAATGCAATAAGGTACAGTTTCATCTTTGTCGGGAAAGACAAACTGGACGGCAGACTGACCTCTTCTCTGGCTCTGTTTTTTTTCTACTCCTATGGAGCATATACATCGCTGACTTTGGCATTTGTCCTACCCAAACATTTTGGACGATTTCAAGACCTTCTCGAGTCGTATATCAGAGAATATGGCACGCTGCCATATCCAAAAAAGATCAAGCGTAAAGTGAGACTATTTACATTATTGTTCAGTGTGTTGTACGTAAGCTTTATGGCCAGTGCAACTGCCGGTATTAACAATGCGTTCCCATCCCTGAACCGTCACATGGCTCCATTCACTGAATACCAGGGCTCTTTGCCGAAAGTACTATATGTGCTTGTCCTGTCAGTAGTAAGCCTACAGCTCTCCTCGACTCATGTGCTCTTCAACACAGTTTCATTTATTCTTATCATGGAATTCCGGAAAGTGTCCAAAAGCCTGGAAAAAGACATGGGCAACTTTGAACGCATATTTGACCCGTTTTGTCAGAGGCACAAACGCCTGTCGTTGATATCGGATCAAGGGAACGTTATAAACACCCACTTTGCTTTTGCTACATATGTGTTCGGAATACCAATGATCTGTTTTCTTTGCTATGGCATCATCCGAGGATCTTTGCCAAACGACGagttgttgttttgttcagCAAACCTACTGACCATCACAGCTCTAATGATTGTTGTGACTGTCCTGGGATGTGTTCTCAGCGAAACGGTAAGATTATGA